A stretch of DNA from Acropora palmata chromosome 12, jaAcrPala1.3, whole genome shotgun sequence:
TAATCATaacaagaaaatggtttgaacccaggagtaacataccttgattgaaataaatcatctgagtgattggagtcctgagaaggactgttgttagcaACTGATGTTTTGACAACATATGCAGAAGcaatcttcagagtcaagtgcctcttgactctgaagatggctaccacacaggttgttgaaacatcagttgctaacaacagtccttctcaggaagGTATGTTaatccttctcaggacttgAATCACCCAGATTATCTCTTTTaatcaaggaataataataataataagaagaacaacaacaacaacaacaagggcAATAACATGGAAAAAGCCCAAGTTATTTGTGTTattacttttcaaaacaaacatgaaCCTGCTACACATgttaagtaataattatttgcaaacaTGTAAGTGTGTtacctggaattaaatttaagTGCAACATAGTTCTCTATATCCTCTTGGGTTGGATCCTGTACAATAACCTCCTTTTACACTTTCCTAACTGCACTCTATGCAtgggataaaataataacaattatattGTGGCAAATTGAACCAAAATAGTGAATCAACAGTTATGGGTAGAATTTTATCAAAGCATACAGACATTCGGAAAGAACAGAAACCGGTCACTTCATTACAAGAGAACTCGCCTACACCACTTAAGTCAATTTGCTTGTTTCGAAGTTAGTTTGAAGTGAAGACTTCTTTTGTTGTAAGACAAATTTTACTGAGAAATGAGAGGTTTATCAAAGATCAAATGAATAATGGAACCGAAACACCCATCACAAAATGCAGTCATGCTGACGCGATTGGGAacaaaccaattttttttatgcctgcaaaaaaaaagtgtagaGGTTGGGTGCACTTtaagtaaaaaatattattattaaccaaGAGACTAATTGAAAATAGTTGTTAATTGTAAAGATTAATAATTGGAAATAGCTGTTGTTtggtaattattgttattgttaatttctgttttaatAGGCAAAACTGGGCTTAAGAAACTCCATGTTACATTGTCAACTTTGAGAGAAAATCTGCCAATCTCATAAGGGCAATCATCAAGTGTAACAGGGGGAACACATGTCACATGATGTGAAATCTAAACTCGGTATATCATTGTTCATTATGATTCGCATATTCTGTTAAATCATGAACCAGCATAAAACACTCTCGGATTATTTACAgtgtaatatatatatagatatataaatATACCAAATTACCAGTCAAGATGTTGCCGATTTGGAACGCTTTTCTGTAATAATCAACATAAAAACCGACAGCAGTTTCCGTCGCAGAATGTCACAACTTCTCagcactttttgtttcttcgtaGACCGATGCCTCACATTCCTAATAAAAATCGAAATTCAAAACTCACCGAGCACTCAGAATCTTTGATTTTCGATGGCTTGTAATGTTGCCTTCTCACTTGTGATATCTTCAATTTTGTCACTTCACTTCTGAGTTCTGCTACTTCAGCCACTAACTTACGCACAACCTGATCCCGATCTTTGTCTACCGCCGCAATTCTTGGGGCTTCCTGCTCGATATTTCTGTTCGTCTCAATAGCTGCTAATGGAGACTCCATTGAAATGGTGGATTAAGAAACAAATGACGATTCAGATCGAACACAAAGAGCAAAAGTTCAGCTCGCACTTCAGTTAGCCAAATCACACGTGCTTTCGTGAAACACGATGAAGCTCGTTGCACGGCAACGGCTGACCAATGAGGAGCCGTAATCCTTAATCGAAATGCCTAGGAACGTCGCAATTGTGCTCTTCGTTCGCCACAACAaccaaaaattccaaaaatctaGGTTTTGGTTGTATACATTGTAGGATGTCGTTTGTTGCTTCAATTTTATGTACCAGTGAAGAGAAAAAGCGCCGGAGCAGAATCGCACCCACGAAAGAGGCGACAAAGAAGCAGACAACAATGTGGTCATTGCCAGCAATTTCTGGGCAATTTACAATTCCACGAACATCGCAGACTTTCCTTCGATGCCACTATTAACGAATGGACAAATCGCCCGTGTAAACTAGTGGCGATTTCATGGCGATTTGTTActctcaaactgaaaaaaatgcctAGTAAATTGCCTCAAAATTAGAGCGTGTTCGAAATCGCGGCGATTTTGTGGCAACAAATCGCCACGAAATCGCCGCTAGTTTACACGGGCGATTTGGAATCGCCACAAAAATCGTCTGTGTAAACGCGCTTTGAGAGAAATTCCGTCTGCCGAAGCGTAACGGAAACGTTTCCTGAATAAACTTAGGTGCCAGAAACAAAACGTAAACACGATACATTATTTCCGCTCAGGAAACGTAACGGAAACTCGAACATATCTcaaaaaaatcgatttccGCGATTCCGCCGTTCGGATACGGAACGGAAACATATGTCTGTGCATTTCCGCCACTTTTACGATGAACGGAAACCCGCAGTTTCGTCCTGTGTTTGGATCTGCTTTTAAAGGCCATAGGTTCTCTTCGTTCTAAATCTGTCTGTATATTTGTCGTGGTTCATGAAGCCTGACAGCGAGTGGAATGAGAATTAACGCCTTGGATGTAAAAGGCGCACTGGATAAGAATCAGCAACTAATCAGCGCAGTTACGATTGTGTTAACACAGACACAGATGAATGTATTCGGTTGTATTTGGATCTTGTTTCAGTCTTTATTTCTGTCTGCAATTGTTGTGGTGTAGCGCGTGATATATTGAAGGATTAGAAGGAAACATTATTGAAGATTCTTATTGCGATTagtaaaaaggttttctccgttgataatttatcagcgaatgcctaaaaatgtcaaagaaaggaaaaacagcattCCAATGTTGATTTAAAACCAGTCACGGCAACAAGATAGGTATTTACTGCTCAACAAGAGTTGCAttcttcaaacttcaaaattaaacgaaaTAAATTCAACTGAGTAACCTGAAGAGGAAAATGTAAGGATGATTACAAAACATCCTTGGGTGATTATAAACATCATGAAGCTACGTTGACCTTGATATGACATTCGAAATACTTGTTTTCATGAGGagcatttactttattttatattttttttattgacattattAGATGTGGAATGTGAGTAGTTCACTAGTTCACAAATGGTCTGTTACATTGTTGCTTACACTTGAGAAGTTTATCAGATGTTTCAACCAAACTCTGGAATCCCATCGATACTACAGTTGATTTTCCATTTCCGTTGTAAGCCTTGGttgatttaagttgtttctcttGTCGAATTATGTAATCTATCACGTGCGAATTCTGAAATTGTTCACGTGGTTTGTTCAGTTAAATCTGTTCGTGTGGTTGATACAATGGACTTGcgctgtttcgtttttttttttctttttttcacttagcaaaaataaatatgtgatttgctgtattattttcagatctataaaaagaattgtttatACGATTTAGGGGACTCCAAGGTTCCTGGTAGgaacatgtttattttcatccaaCGAAACAATATTGTTAAGAACCATCAATTAATgccagcttttattttttcctattcCTTAAACGTCCgttggcaaaaaaaacaagcaaacaaacaaacaaaaaacaactggCAAAATCTCTGTGAAACAAAATAGTTAATGCCCATGAATCAGTTTCCGTCATGAGATTTCGCGGACTCCAGGGAGTCATGTAcgatgtttgttatatattgatcgccattatgtgttaagatcattatttaaaattttttggttttatcaaacgagttgataaaggttgaattaccaccgtcaaaggtttagaaagctgacgtttcgagcgttagcccttcgtcagagctaatagaggaattgtggggtgtagTAGGTTtgtatgagagtgtagaggagctttgccactgatggaaatttgtgaataaattatagtGGAATGAAAGGCGTTctttaattccgtgtggagagagtgtaccccgttaaaagatgaatttttgttcgaaatttttgaagaatgacatttttgagaatgacatttttgatttcaAGGTTTTGCGGGTGGCaagcacatttcctcgcatttgttgttaaagtcggaaacgtcactgcagaggcgtctcagtctgagaaattgagagaatggaatggcattttttacgtgttgtggatgagaggacgaatgcaacaaatagttatgagaatcagtcggtttgtagtgtacgctagtagATAAACcattgtcgttgatagaaagttttaatctcgaggaaagctaatgaatttccAGAAATTTCCCAAGTGTATTTTAGCCCGGGTGAAAGGAGTTGACCGAGGTAATAAATAGGTtgagttcttctctgctggatgaagtagcaccgacgcagtcatcgatgtataAATAGCGTTTataaagatcagcttttggtccttggtagttggagaaaaatttgttttcgatgtagcctacgaagaggttggcgtagctaggtcccattttggttcccattgcaacaccgttgatttgtttttgtagtagttgtcaccaaatgaaaaacagttgagtgtgagaaccagttcAGCTAGACCGAGTCACGGTTTCCAagctcggttttttgataggacgttgattgaaaaagtatttgagtggttggaggccttcattcttaggaattacagtgtaaaatgtatatgaaatgtatatttgtactgcatatttgtatttcatacacatttcacatcatttcactgcacgggaagatatgaactcaacaaattgacctcgctccaaATGTCTCGCTtgacagctcagttggtcgagcatcgcaccggtcaTCGCGGAGACCACGAGTTCGAAttccgttgaagccctgatatttttcaggcctcttccttccaattgcttaaaagttgaaaatttactgcgatgatcactcttcactttgaattacagtgtataagGATGTTACGTccatgataaaaatgattttgttctcgcccgagaaattgaaattacggagAATTTCAAGTGCGGTGGTTGCTGACTTTGATACATGAATTTAGTGATTTGGCCACGGGTGCCATGACTTTGTCTCTTTGTCTCGTCGTAGGTTAcatcgaaaacaaacttcaattGATTAGATGAATAAGTAAATAGGCTGGTCAACTTAAACGACCTACATCTCATTAAAACCTCCATGAACATCTGTCCCAAGAACCGGTTTGACCATCCCTCTTTCACCTCATGAACCTAAGTGACGTGAATATCAAAACCCTCTTCTTGAAACCCCTATCCTCAAGATCTAGTCTTTCTGCACTAAGCACAGAGCTGCTGGTTCAAGATTAGTTCGAGATCATTCAGATGTTTCACCTTgaacaaagtaataaagtGTCATCATCGCACATAAGTAAAACGcaagaaacaaagagttgATTGATAGGTTTGAAATGTgtagaaaaaaacagcaatcatgCGTCTCAAAACATCCTTGAATCCAAACTGCTGCCATGGCCATTAACAGATAAAATAAATCTCTCCGTTGTAGAGGAAGcattgaaagtaaaagtagGTTAAATCAATTGACAACTATTCCTCTAGAACATGTTACTTCGACTCGAAAGCGTattattttttcgtttgttgCACTAACTCAttactcatttctttctttatttatggtaaaaagaaatgagtGACAAAGACGGACATGATAGGGTCTAcaaagccattaagtatcatgaaaaacatttgaaaattgcaaaagaaaatggtgattgggccggagaaggaggagcttatggaaatctcggtattgcttaccagtcactgggtgactataaAAAAGCCATGGAGTAttataaaaaacatttgaaaattgcaaaagaaaacggtgattgggccggagaaggacgagcttctggaaatctcggtattgcttacaagtcactgggtgactatcaaaaagccatcgagtatcatgaaaaagatttgaaaattgcaaaagaaatcggtgatcgggccggagagggaggagcttatggaaatctcggtaatgcttaccagtcgctgggtgactatcaaaaagccatcgagtatcatgaaaaagatttgaaaattgcaaaagaaatcggtgatcaggCCGGAGAGGGAGGaccttatggaaatctcggtattgcttaccagtcgctgggtgactatcaaaaagccatcgagtatcatgaaaagtgtttgaaaattgcaaaagaaatcggtgatcgggccgtaGAAGGAAAAGCTTAtagaaatctcggtaatgctaagcagtcaatgggtgactatcaaagaGCCATCGAGTATGtagaaaaagatttgaaaattgcaaaagaaatcagtgatcgggcaggagaaggacaagcttatggaaatctcggtaatgcttaccggtcgctgggtgactatcaaaaagccatcgagtattatgaaaagtgtttgaaaattgcaaaagaaatcggtgatcgggccggagaaggacgagcttatggaaatttcggtaatgcttaccggtcaatgggtgactatcaaagaGCCATCGAGTATGATGAaaagtgtttgaaaattgcaaaagaaatcggtgatcgggccggagaaggaggagcttctggaaatctcggtaatgcttaccagtcactgggtgactatcaaaaagccatcgagtatcatgaaaaagatttgaaaattgcaaaagaaatcggtgatcgggccggagaaggacgagcttctggaaatctcggtaatgcttactgCTCACTGGGTGAgcatcaaaaagccatcgagtatcatgaaaaacatttgaaaattgcaaaagaaatcggtgatcgggacggagaaggacgagcttatggaagtctcggtaatgcttactgGTCACTGGGTGagtatcaaaaagccatcgagtatcatgaaaaacatttgaaaattgcaatagaaatcgatgctcgggccggagaaggaggagcttatggaaatctcggtagtgcttaccagtcactgggtgactatgaAAAAGCcctcgagtatcatgaaaaacatttgaaaattgcaaaagaaatcggtgatcgggacGGAGAAGGAATTGCTTTTCACAACATTGGAATTGGATTCTTTTCTCTTGGACATTTTGGAAACGCGGCAGATAATTTTGGTTCCGCTGTGGACGCCTTTAATGGTGTGAGAGCTTGCTTGAAGTCTAAAGatgattggaaaataaactttcgtgAGCTGTACGAGACGACGAACACGTTCTTATGGAAGTCGTTGCTAAGACTTGAAAAGTTGGATGAGGCTTTGTTTGCGGCTGAAAGGGGACGAGCGCAGACTTTGACTGATAATTTGCTGATTCAATATAAACTCCCTGCATCCAAGCTAGCTGCTACAATTCACCTCAAAGAGATAGTATCTCGCTTCTTCACAGAGCTTTCTTCACCAACACTTTTCCTAGCAATTGAAGGACTAACGATCAATATCTGGCTTCTAAGGAGGGGAAAGAAAGTTACATTTCGGAAAGGGAAGCTGGAGGGTGATAGAACAGACAAATTTCCTGTGCGGGCGTTACTGCAATCATGTCTAGAAAAAATAGGAACTGATGTTCGTGTAAGATGTGAAGATCGCTCATTTGATGGACTCACCCGTGATTGCCCGTTTAGCAGAGAAGTGTGCGAAGAAGTGAAGAAGTCATTTCAGTCTTTAGACAATCCTTTTAAGGTATTTTATGATGGAATTATTGGCCCAATTGTTGACATGCTTGGACCTCAAGACGACGAGATGGTCATTGTTCCTGATGGTGCGCTGTGCTTTACTCCATGGGCCGCAGTTAATGAATCGATTAGGATTCGCACTGTTCCATCTcttacaagttatcaattgatcttaaATGTACCCGAAGGCCATCACAAGAAAACAGGGGCGCTCTTGGTCGGAAATCCTtgcttgaaagatttgaaggAAGACTTGGACGACTTACCATATGCTCAAAAGGAAGTAGAATCAattgcatcaattctcaaCACGACACCTCTAGTCGGGagacaggcaacaaaagctgaagtgatgaaacagatgtcgtcagttggtttaattcatattgctgcCCACGGAAACGAACTCACTGGAGAAATTGCCTTGTCCCCAAACCCCGGATGGACTTTACAATTCCCTCAGGAAGaggatttcattttaaagatgTCCGATGTGCAGGCTGCCAATATTCGAGCTCGCCTTGTGGTCttaagttgctgtcacagtggacaaGGCAGAATGTTGAAGGGCGAAggtgtggtcggtatcgcacgtgccttcttggcagctggtgctcgttctgtaTTGGTGGCCCTGTGGGCAATAGATGACGAAGCGACCATGGtattcatgaaaagtttctaccaacacctgaaggaaggaaaaaccgcCAGTGTTGCTGTTCACCAATCGATAAAATGCCTTCGGGAATCTAAGGAGTTTTCTGAGATGAGACactgggctccattccaacttatcggagatgacGTGAAGATTGAGTTCAAGGTGGATGATGAtgtcaaagaatgaaagagttaacagtttcagtttatttcttttcttttgtcgtaTTGGCGAAATTTTAGTAGAACGCGAGAAAAAGCTTGCTTCAGAACCCGGCAATCTCATTAGGTGCGCCTATTGATTTTAGAGAACAACAATAACATAACTAGCAAGGACTTTTACCAGAAAATATGGTTTATGATCTCCCTTTTTTCGATTTATCAATAATACGACGCGTGatagaaaaatatttcaaggacCGTAACTGGTAGGCTTCTGACTAATCAAAACGCGCATGATAACTCAGTTGtcttaataaattatatcacattgtaaaaacaacaaatatattacGCGTTTAGTTCCAGTGATCTAAGCAAGTTACTTCTTTTCGCATACCATGCAAACACcgcaaaaactgaataaatacAAACGCGCTGTAAACGGTATTTTAAGACCTCATTAAATAATCCATGGCGGAAATCCTATAGAAATTAATGTTTAATGAGTGTGTTTATGTCTGATATAGACACGGCTCAGTTTTACGTCTGATTTTCTGGGCCCAAATAACCCATAATCGAAATGTTAGTGTAGGAATCATGGATAGATAGATGTACATTAAGCTTTTGAAGCCGTTTAATAAATTTGCAATTCGTGTTTCATCAAGCCCTAAAGAAGAAAGGGTACGCCGAATGTTTCAAACTTGATAAAATacttttgcttttatcaaTCATGACTTATCAAACTGGATATGGTTTAGCGTGGTATATACTCTTATATTCAACGGTATGTGTCATCAGAGTGGTCAAAATGTGGACTCACGAGGTGCAACCGAAAGGCCTTTCAGAGAATACATGATaagggaaaaatgaaaaaaaaaaaaacaatttactatCTACAAAAGCAGTGTAATCAAGCCTATATAATATGTTACATAATTAAATTACGCTGTACTGTCTATAAgtcttttaattaataaactgctctgtaatttttgtttagattCTTGTAGTGTACTACTTAATTTGAGCAACGGATCCAGCGCATTCCAAATCCTTACAGTCCTATAGTAAAGGGATCTCTTTCCAGTTGCAGACTTTAGGAAGGGAATCTGAAGtttctttgaacttcttgtgGTGCGTGTCGAAACGTCTGAGCGTTTAATAAACTGATCCGTTAGACTATCTGAGTTATCTGGTGCACAACCAGTCACGCAGTTAAATGCGATTACAGCATTTCTGTAGTAGAGTTGTTGCCTGATAGGTAACCACTGCATTACCCTAAGGACTGGTGTTATTTAGTCAAATTTCTTTACTCCACTAATAATACGACAGGCAAAGTTCTGTACTCTTTGTACTTTGTCTAGATTACTCTCGGTGGTATTGATCCAAAAATAGGAGCAGTAAAAGAGTTTGCTGAATACTACACAATTGACTACTATGGTTAAAGTGTCCATGTCTAACACGCGCTTGACTCGGTTTATCTGACCCAGTCGTGACATACAAGTTGAAACGGTTTTTGTTGTATGGTCTTCATACGTTAGGTTAGGGTCGAGTATTACACCAAGGTCCTTTGCTGATTTAGCTGGGGTTAGTTCTTTACCCAGTAAGGATAGATGAAGGCCTTCAATCTTGCGGACTAACGGTCGACTGCCGAAGACAACCAATTTGTCTTATCCGGGTTAAGTAAGAGCTTGTTGGTAAAAGTCCATTGGCATATTCTCTGCAGGTCTTCGCTCATTTTACTAACTGTGTCTTGCTGATCTTTTAGCCTAAAGTTGAGCAAAAGTTTGGTATCATCAACGTAGCTTTGTAGTGAACAGTGTTTGGGTACCAGGGCTAGGTCATTTGTGTATCTGCTAAAAGAAGAGGCCCGAAGATGCTCCCTTGTTGGTCTGAAATAGATGCTTGGATTTTCACTACTTGATATCGTGAAGACAAGTAGCTCTTAAACCACTCTATTGATGGAAAGGTCAATCCAACGTCCCTCAATTTCATGACCAAGATGTCATGACCAATGCTGTCAAATGCTTTGCTCATGTCTAGTAACACTGCGACAGTTAATTCTTTCTTGTTGATGTTTTGAAGGATAGAATCTGTAGTTCAAAACAGTTTCTGTAGAATTCCGTTTCTTATTTCCCCAATGTTGTGTAGTCAGGCGTTGTTTTGTGGACAGGTAAGATACCAGCTGGTCGTGAGCAGCTCTTTCACAAACTTTCGATAAGACGGGCAACAGCGAGATAGGTCTGTTGTTGTTTGGAATCTCGTGGTCACCGTCTTTTAATATTGGAGTTACTTCAGCAATTTTCCAGCAGGAAGGAAACGTAGACGACTGAAAAGTTGCGCTAATGATTGAAATAATTGATGGTAAAATTGCAGATAGGGAATATTTCAGTGCTCTAATTGGCACTTTGTCAATTCCGGGGGCTTTGTTTGTCGACATAGCGTTAATAATTCGTTCAA
This window harbors:
- the LOC141860581 gene encoding uncharacterized protein LOC141860581, whose amino-acid sequence is MSDKDGHDRVYKAIKYHEKHLKIAKENGDWAGEGGAYGNLGIAYQSLGDYKKAMEYYKKHLKIAKENGDWAGEGRASGNLGIAYKSLGDYQKAIEYHEKDLKIAKEIGDRAGEGGAYGNLGNAYQSLGDYQKAIEYHEKDLKIAKEIGDQAGEGGPYGNLGIAYQSLGDYQKAIEYHEKCLKIAKEIGDRAVEGKAYRNLGNAKQSMGDYQRAIEYVEKDLKIAKEISDRAGEGQAYGNLGNAYRSLGDYQKAIEYYEKCLKIAKEIGDRAGEGRAYGNFGNAYRSMGDYQRAIEYDEKCLKIAKEIGDRAGEGGASGNLGNAYQSLGDYQKAIEYHEKDLKIAKEIGDRAGEGRASGNLGNAYCSLGEHQKAIEYHEKHLKIAKEIGDRDGEGRAYGSLGNAYWSLGEYQKAIEYHEKHLKIAIEIDARAGEGGAYGNLGSAYQSLGDYEKALEYHEKHLKIAKEIGDRDGEGIAFHNIGIGFFSLGHFGNAADNFGSAVDAFNGVRACLKSKDDWKINFRELYETTNTFLWKSLLRLEKLDEALFAAERGRAQTLTDNLLIQYKLPASKLAATIHLKEIVSRFFTELSSPTLFLAIEGLTINIWLLRRGKKVTFRKGKLEGDRTDKFPVRALLQSCLEKIGTDVRVRCEDRSFDGLTRDCPFSREVCEEVKKSFQSLDNPFKVFYDGIIGPIVDMLGPQDDEMVIVPDGALCFTPWAAVNESIRIRTVPSLTSYQLILNVPEGHHKKTGALLVGNPCLKDLKEDLDDLPYAQKEVESIASILNTTPLVGRQATKAEVMKQMSSVGLIHIAAHGNELTGEIALSPNPGWTLQFPQEEDFILKMSDVQAANIRARLVVLSCCHSGQGRMLKGEGVVGIARAFLAAGARSVLVALWAIDDEATMVFMKSFYQHLKEGKTASVAVHQSIKCLRESKEFSEMRHWAPFQLIGDDVKIEFKVDDDVKE